A single genomic interval of Electrophorus electricus isolate fEleEle1 chromosome 4, fEleEle1.pri, whole genome shotgun sequence harbors:
- the capn12 gene encoding calpain-12 isoform X2 → MSDSSSDPGSIANPVKFKNQDYASLLDECLKSRCLFLDPTFAADQTSIRMPADPDPKMAIKWLRPKEISKNAVFVEGTTGTTDICQGQLGNCWLLAALSCLTMHPTLFEKVVPAGQTLDVSYVGIFRFRFWQYGEWVEVVVDDRLPVRGGRLLFSYSRTNNEFWSALVEKAYAKLIGSYGSLKGGNISEGMEDFTGGIAYTRPVSSRTPPVLWRTLTAALSRGSLLSCFIQAKTVKEIGTVTTEGLVKGHAYAITATDKVHRKTEEVLLVRLRNPWGFVEFCGPWSDKCKDWDGIDSAEKTRIHLNIEEDGEFWIGMEDFCRLFDTVELCSVSPDSDDAEDSDAVTTTSSWALTSHKGSWVPMCSAGGSRKYQRTFWKNPQFHLVLSQQDVEDVEVDEDDVDVGDDDDDDAVPAKSSTGKQKEKMKKCTVLIELLQKDRRQRDKINFLYIAFHIYRVPPKLQDFTGSFDQQFFTTKTLVSRSGQYRNVRAVWRKVHLDPGHYVIVSSTQRPNQQGEFFLRVYAKEGHTLGVREISCPAAITTTVMSKPPLPEDQDRVQKFFDEGAGPDDRLNAVDFMKLANTVLEKDYNLPLETCRQLIFGEDTGGRGRVSRDQAKKLLSSLRTLQSIFLEYDEDSSGTMNPFELSQALKAAGVECDNSILQVLWERFGSGEQHLAFYSFVACVTRLRSLFTLYESESSSEVKTRGINAWMLKLLAV, encoded by the exons atgtctgacaGCTCCTCCGATCCGGGTTCAATTGCAAACCCGGTCAAATTTAAAAATCAAGACTATGCGTCGTTGCTGGACGAGTGTCTCAAGTCCCGCTGCCTTTTCTTGGACCCGACTTTTGCAGCTGATCAAACTTCCATCCGCATGCCAGCAGATCCTGATCCAAAAATGGCAATCAAGTGGTTGCGACCAAAG GAAATCAGCAAGAATGCTGTCTTTGTGGAGGGTACCACGGGCACCACTGATATCTGCCAGGGTCAGCTGG GGAATTGCTGGCTACTCGCTGCCCTGTCTTGTCTCACCATGCACCCGACCCTGTTTGAGAAGGTGGTCCCAGCGGGACAGACCCTGGACGTCTCTTACGTGGGCATCTTCCGCTTCAGG TTCTGGCAGTATGgggagtgggtggaggtggtggtcgATGACAGGCTACCCGTGCGAGGGGGCCGTCTGCTCTTCAGCTACTCCCGCACCAACAACGAGTTCTGGAGCGCCCTGGTGGAGAAGGCTTACGCCAA GTTGATTGGCTCCTATGGCAGTTTGAAGGGGGGTAACATTTCTGAAGGCATGGAGGACTTCACAGGGGGCATCGCCTACACCCGTCCTGTCTCCTCCCGCACACCACCCGTGCTGTGGAGAACACTCACTGCAGCCTTGTCCAGAGGTAGCTTGCTGAGCTGCTTTatacag GCCAAAACCGTGAAAGAGATTGGCACAGTGACAACAGAGGGGCTAGTCAAAGGTCACGCCTATGCTATCACTGCTACAGATAAG GTCCACAGGAAAACTGAGGAGGTGTTATTGGTGAGACTGCGTAACCCTTGGGGGTTTGTGGAGTTCTGTGGCCCCTGGAGCGACAA GTGTAAAGACTGGGATGGCATAGACAGTGCTGAGAAAACCAGAATCCACTTGAACATTGAAGAGGATGGAGAATTTTG gattgGGATGGAGGACTTTTGCAGACTGTTTGATACGGTGGAGTTGTGTAGTGTCAGTCCTGACTCTGATGATGCAGAGGACAGCGATGCTgtcaccaccacctcctcctgggCCCTGACCTCCCACAAGGGCTCCTGGGTTCCCATGTGCTCTGCAGGGGGCAGCCGCAAGTACcagc GAACATTCTGGAAGAACCCGCAGTTCCACCTGGTGCTGTCCCAGCAGGACGTGGAGGACGTGGAGGTCGACGAGGATGACGTGGATGTTGGCGACGACGACGATGACGATGCTGTCCCTGCGAAAAGCAGCACAGGGAAGCAGaaggagaagatgaagaagTGCACGGTGCTCATCGAGCTGCTGCAGAAAGACCGAAGGCAGCGAGACAAGATCAACTTCCTCTACATCGCCTTCCACATCTACAGA GTTCCTCCTAAG CTTCAGGACTTTACAGGTTCTTTTGACCAGCAGTTCTTCACCACTAAGACGCTGGTGAGCCGCTCCGGACAGTACCGGAATGTGCGGGCCGTGTGGCGGAAGGTGCACCTGGACCCGGGCCACTACGTCATCGTGTCTTCCACGCAGAGGCCCAACCAGCAGGGGGAGTTCTTCCTCCGCGTCTATGCCAAGGAAGGCCACACGCTTGG CGTCCGTGAGATCAGCTGTCCCGCTGCCATCACCACG ACCGTAATGTCCAAGCCTCCCCTGCCAGAGGATCAGGACAGAGTGCAGAAGTTTTTTGACGAGGGAGCAGGACCG GATGACAGGCTGAATGCGGTGGACTTCATGAAGCTGGCAAACACAG TGCTGGAAAAGGACTATAATCTCCCTCTGGAAACTTGCAGGCAACTTATTTTTGGGGAAGAT actggcGGTCGAGGCAGAGTTAGCCGGGATCAAGCAAAGaagctgctctcctctctgcgCACCCTGCAG tcaatcTTTCTTGAGTATGATGAGGATTCATCAGGGACCATGAATCCATTTGAGCTCAGTCAGGCTCTTAAGGCAGCAG GTGTGGAGTGCGATAATAGCATACTGCAGGTGCTGTGGGAGAGGTTTGGCTCTGGAGAGCAGCATCTGGCTTTCTACAGCTTCGTGGCATGTGTCACAAGACTGCGCTCGCTCTTCA CGCTGTATGAGTCAGAGAGCAGCTCGGAGGTGAAGACCAGAGGCATCAATGCG TGGATGCTCAAGCTGCTGGCCGTGTGA
- the capn12 gene encoding calpain-12 isoform X3: MPADPDPKMAIKWLRPKEISKNAVFVEGTTGTTDICQGQLGNCWLLAALSCLTMHPTLFEKVVPAGQTLDVSYVGIFRFRFWQYGEWVEVVVDDRLPVRGGRLLFSYSRTNNEFWSALVEKAYAKLIGSYGSLKGGNISEGMEDFTGGIAYTRPVSSRTPPVLWRTLTAALSRGSLLSCFIQAKTVKEIGTVTTEGLVKGHAYAITATDKVHRKTEEVLLVRLRNPWGFVEFCGPWSDKCKDWDGIDSAEKTRIHLNIEEDGEFWIGMEDFCRLFDTVELCSVSPDSDDAEDSDAVTTTSSWALTSHKGSWVPMCSAGGSRKYQRTFWKNPQFHLVLSQQDVEDVEVDEDDVDVGDDDDDDAVPAKSSTGKQKEKMKKCTVLIELLQKDRRQRDKINFLYIAFHIYRVPPKLQDFTGSFDQQFFTTKTLVSRSGQYRNVRAVWRKVHLDPGHYVIVSSTQRPNQQGEFFLRVYAKEGHTLGVREISCPAAITTTVMSKPPLPEDQDRVQKFFDEGAGPDDRLNAVDFMKLANTVLEKDYNLPLETCRQLIFGEDTGGRGRVSRDQAKKLLSSLRTLQSIFLEYDEDSSGTMNPFELSQALKAAGVECDNSILQVLWERFGSGEQHLAFYSFVACVTRLRSLFTLYESESSSEVKTRGINANRSGHTLACQPCPALCLSRGTEPRALSHGTTRPSGYCADFNVITSVKDTS, from the exons ATGCCAGCAGATCCTGATCCAAAAATGGCAATCAAGTGGTTGCGACCAAAG GAAATCAGCAAGAATGCTGTCTTTGTGGAGGGTACCACGGGCACCACTGATATCTGCCAGGGTCAGCTGG GGAATTGCTGGCTACTCGCTGCCCTGTCTTGTCTCACCATGCACCCGACCCTGTTTGAGAAGGTGGTCCCAGCGGGACAGACCCTGGACGTCTCTTACGTGGGCATCTTCCGCTTCAGG TTCTGGCAGTATGgggagtgggtggaggtggtggtcgATGACAGGCTACCCGTGCGAGGGGGCCGTCTGCTCTTCAGCTACTCCCGCACCAACAACGAGTTCTGGAGCGCCCTGGTGGAGAAGGCTTACGCCAA GTTGATTGGCTCCTATGGCAGTTTGAAGGGGGGTAACATTTCTGAAGGCATGGAGGACTTCACAGGGGGCATCGCCTACACCCGTCCTGTCTCCTCCCGCACACCACCCGTGCTGTGGAGAACACTCACTGCAGCCTTGTCCAGAGGTAGCTTGCTGAGCTGCTTTatacag GCCAAAACCGTGAAAGAGATTGGCACAGTGACAACAGAGGGGCTAGTCAAAGGTCACGCCTATGCTATCACTGCTACAGATAAG GTCCACAGGAAAACTGAGGAGGTGTTATTGGTGAGACTGCGTAACCCTTGGGGGTTTGTGGAGTTCTGTGGCCCCTGGAGCGACAA GTGTAAAGACTGGGATGGCATAGACAGTGCTGAGAAAACCAGAATCCACTTGAACATTGAAGAGGATGGAGAATTTTG gattgGGATGGAGGACTTTTGCAGACTGTTTGATACGGTGGAGTTGTGTAGTGTCAGTCCTGACTCTGATGATGCAGAGGACAGCGATGCTgtcaccaccacctcctcctgggCCCTGACCTCCCACAAGGGCTCCTGGGTTCCCATGTGCTCTGCAGGGGGCAGCCGCAAGTACcagc GAACATTCTGGAAGAACCCGCAGTTCCACCTGGTGCTGTCCCAGCAGGACGTGGAGGACGTGGAGGTCGACGAGGATGACGTGGATGTTGGCGACGACGACGATGACGATGCTGTCCCTGCGAAAAGCAGCACAGGGAAGCAGaaggagaagatgaagaagTGCACGGTGCTCATCGAGCTGCTGCAGAAAGACCGAAGGCAGCGAGACAAGATCAACTTCCTCTACATCGCCTTCCACATCTACAGA GTTCCTCCTAAG CTTCAGGACTTTACAGGTTCTTTTGACCAGCAGTTCTTCACCACTAAGACGCTGGTGAGCCGCTCCGGACAGTACCGGAATGTGCGGGCCGTGTGGCGGAAGGTGCACCTGGACCCGGGCCACTACGTCATCGTGTCTTCCACGCAGAGGCCCAACCAGCAGGGGGAGTTCTTCCTCCGCGTCTATGCCAAGGAAGGCCACACGCTTGG CGTCCGTGAGATCAGCTGTCCCGCTGCCATCACCACG ACCGTAATGTCCAAGCCTCCCCTGCCAGAGGATCAGGACAGAGTGCAGAAGTTTTTTGACGAGGGAGCAGGACCG GATGACAGGCTGAATGCGGTGGACTTCATGAAGCTGGCAAACACAG TGCTGGAAAAGGACTATAATCTCCCTCTGGAAACTTGCAGGCAACTTATTTTTGGGGAAGAT actggcGGTCGAGGCAGAGTTAGCCGGGATCAAGCAAAGaagctgctctcctctctgcgCACCCTGCAG tcaatcTTTCTTGAGTATGATGAGGATTCATCAGGGACCATGAATCCATTTGAGCTCAGTCAGGCTCTTAAGGCAGCAG GTGTGGAGTGCGATAATAGCATACTGCAGGTGCTGTGGGAGAGGTTTGGCTCTGGAGAGCAGCATCTGGCTTTCTACAGCTTCGTGGCATGTGTCACAAGACTGCGCTCGCTCTTCA CGCTGTATGAGTCAGAGAGCAGCTCGGAGGTGAAGACCAGAGGCATCAATGCG AACAGGTCGGGCCACACCTTGGCATGCCAGCCGTGCCCTGCTCTGTGTTTATCACGAGGAACTGAGCCTAGAGCTCTAAGTCATGGTACGACACGGCCCTCGGGGTATTGTGCagattttaatgtaattacCAGCGTCAAAGACACAAGCTGA
- the capn12 gene encoding calpain-12 isoform X1, translating into MSDSSSDPGSIANPVKFKNQDYASLLDECLKSRCLFLDPTFAADQTSIRMPADPDPKMAIKWLRPKEISKNAVFVEGTTGTTDICQGQLGNCWLLAALSCLTMHPTLFEKVVPAGQTLDVSYVGIFRFRFWQYGEWVEVVVDDRLPVRGGRLLFSYSRTNNEFWSALVEKAYAKLIGSYGSLKGGNISEGMEDFTGGIAYTRPVSSRTPPVLWRTLTAALSRGSLLSCFIQAKTVKEIGTVTTEGLVKGHAYAITATDKVHRKTEEVLLVRLRNPWGFVEFCGPWSDKCKDWDGIDSAEKTRIHLNIEEDGEFWIGMEDFCRLFDTVELCSVSPDSDDAEDSDAVTTTSSWALTSHKGSWVPMCSAGGSRKYQRTFWKNPQFHLVLSQQDVEDVEVDEDDVDVGDDDDDDAVPAKSSTGKQKEKMKKCTVLIELLQKDRRQRDKINFLYIAFHIYRVPPKLQDFTGSFDQQFFTTKTLVSRSGQYRNVRAVWRKVHLDPGHYVIVSSTQRPNQQGEFFLRVYAKEGHTLGVREISCPAAITTTVMSKPPLPEDQDRVQKFFDEGAGPDDRLNAVDFMKLANTVLEKDYNLPLETCRQLIFGEDTGGRGRVSRDQAKKLLSSLRTLQSIFLEYDEDSSGTMNPFELSQALKAAGVECDNSILQVLWERFGSGEQHLAFYSFVACVTRLRSLFTLYESESSSEVKTRGINANRSGHTLACQPCPALCLSRGTEPRALSHGTTRPSGYCADFNVITSVKDTS; encoded by the exons atgtctgacaGCTCCTCCGATCCGGGTTCAATTGCAAACCCGGTCAAATTTAAAAATCAAGACTATGCGTCGTTGCTGGACGAGTGTCTCAAGTCCCGCTGCCTTTTCTTGGACCCGACTTTTGCAGCTGATCAAACTTCCATCCGCATGCCAGCAGATCCTGATCCAAAAATGGCAATCAAGTGGTTGCGACCAAAG GAAATCAGCAAGAATGCTGTCTTTGTGGAGGGTACCACGGGCACCACTGATATCTGCCAGGGTCAGCTGG GGAATTGCTGGCTACTCGCTGCCCTGTCTTGTCTCACCATGCACCCGACCCTGTTTGAGAAGGTGGTCCCAGCGGGACAGACCCTGGACGTCTCTTACGTGGGCATCTTCCGCTTCAGG TTCTGGCAGTATGgggagtgggtggaggtggtggtcgATGACAGGCTACCCGTGCGAGGGGGCCGTCTGCTCTTCAGCTACTCCCGCACCAACAACGAGTTCTGGAGCGCCCTGGTGGAGAAGGCTTACGCCAA GTTGATTGGCTCCTATGGCAGTTTGAAGGGGGGTAACATTTCTGAAGGCATGGAGGACTTCACAGGGGGCATCGCCTACACCCGTCCTGTCTCCTCCCGCACACCACCCGTGCTGTGGAGAACACTCACTGCAGCCTTGTCCAGAGGTAGCTTGCTGAGCTGCTTTatacag GCCAAAACCGTGAAAGAGATTGGCACAGTGACAACAGAGGGGCTAGTCAAAGGTCACGCCTATGCTATCACTGCTACAGATAAG GTCCACAGGAAAACTGAGGAGGTGTTATTGGTGAGACTGCGTAACCCTTGGGGGTTTGTGGAGTTCTGTGGCCCCTGGAGCGACAA GTGTAAAGACTGGGATGGCATAGACAGTGCTGAGAAAACCAGAATCCACTTGAACATTGAAGAGGATGGAGAATTTTG gattgGGATGGAGGACTTTTGCAGACTGTTTGATACGGTGGAGTTGTGTAGTGTCAGTCCTGACTCTGATGATGCAGAGGACAGCGATGCTgtcaccaccacctcctcctgggCCCTGACCTCCCACAAGGGCTCCTGGGTTCCCATGTGCTCTGCAGGGGGCAGCCGCAAGTACcagc GAACATTCTGGAAGAACCCGCAGTTCCACCTGGTGCTGTCCCAGCAGGACGTGGAGGACGTGGAGGTCGACGAGGATGACGTGGATGTTGGCGACGACGACGATGACGATGCTGTCCCTGCGAAAAGCAGCACAGGGAAGCAGaaggagaagatgaagaagTGCACGGTGCTCATCGAGCTGCTGCAGAAAGACCGAAGGCAGCGAGACAAGATCAACTTCCTCTACATCGCCTTCCACATCTACAGA GTTCCTCCTAAG CTTCAGGACTTTACAGGTTCTTTTGACCAGCAGTTCTTCACCACTAAGACGCTGGTGAGCCGCTCCGGACAGTACCGGAATGTGCGGGCCGTGTGGCGGAAGGTGCACCTGGACCCGGGCCACTACGTCATCGTGTCTTCCACGCAGAGGCCCAACCAGCAGGGGGAGTTCTTCCTCCGCGTCTATGCCAAGGAAGGCCACACGCTTGG CGTCCGTGAGATCAGCTGTCCCGCTGCCATCACCACG ACCGTAATGTCCAAGCCTCCCCTGCCAGAGGATCAGGACAGAGTGCAGAAGTTTTTTGACGAGGGAGCAGGACCG GATGACAGGCTGAATGCGGTGGACTTCATGAAGCTGGCAAACACAG TGCTGGAAAAGGACTATAATCTCCCTCTGGAAACTTGCAGGCAACTTATTTTTGGGGAAGAT actggcGGTCGAGGCAGAGTTAGCCGGGATCAAGCAAAGaagctgctctcctctctgcgCACCCTGCAG tcaatcTTTCTTGAGTATGATGAGGATTCATCAGGGACCATGAATCCATTTGAGCTCAGTCAGGCTCTTAAGGCAGCAG GTGTGGAGTGCGATAATAGCATACTGCAGGTGCTGTGGGAGAGGTTTGGCTCTGGAGAGCAGCATCTGGCTTTCTACAGCTTCGTGGCATGTGTCACAAGACTGCGCTCGCTCTTCA CGCTGTATGAGTCAGAGAGCAGCTCGGAGGTGAAGACCAGAGGCATCAATGCG AACAGGTCGGGCCACACCTTGGCATGCCAGCCGTGCCCTGCTCTGTGTTTATCACGAGGAACTGAGCCTAGAGCTCTAAGTCATGGTACGACACGGCCCTCGGGGTATTGTGCagattttaatgtaattacCAGCGTCAAAGACACAAGCTGA
- the fosb gene encoding protein fosB isoform X2, with the protein MQLFWKETKGTLSESSSKSCYGHIPFSPGTVGFSVSHGFAGEMFQGFPGDPDTGSRGSSSPSVESQYLSSVDSFGSPPTTSAPQECASAAGGVGAGSGAATTGAGVEMPGSFVPTVTAITTSQDLQWMVQPTLISSVAPGQSGTGSGSMTQSMSLDPYDLPGPSFSSGSGFTPPSSDTPGPVRQSRSRRRTREETLTPEEEEKRRVRRERNKLAAAKCRNRRRELTDRLQSETDMLEEEKAELEAEISELQKEKERLEFVLIAHQPGCKIPYQEEAPLQQQVPVPSVAVVGLTVKEDTFYLPPTYSSHHHLPGPSQPSQPQPPPGQQPQQGMMQEREPVGPPLTSEPAAVSSPLTP; encoded by the exons ATGCAACTTTTTTGGAAAGAGACTAAGGGCACCTTGTCGGAGTCTTCAAGTAAATCTTGCTACG GGCACATTCCATTTTCGCCGGGAACGGTAGGTTTCTCGGTTTCTCACGGCTTTGCCGGGGAGATGTTCCAGGGATTCCCCGGAGACCCCGATACCGGCTCCCGTGGAAGTTCGTCTCCTTCTGTTGAATCTCAATACCTGTCCTCCGTGGACTCCTTCGGGAGCCCGCCCACCACCAGTGCGCCACAA GAGTGTGCATCTGCCGCTGGCGGTGTAGGGGCGGGCAGTGGGGCAGCCACCACTGGAGCAGGGGTGGAGATGCCCGGTTCTTTTGTTCCCACGGTGACGGCCATCACCACCAGTCAGGACCTGCAGTGGATGGTGCAACCCACCCTCATCTCCTCGGTGGCCCCTGGACAGAGTGGCACTGGCTCAGGCAGCATGACGCAGTCAATGTCCCTGGACCCGTACGATCTTCCAGGGCCCAGCTTCTCCTCGGGCTCAGGCTTCACCCCTCCCAGCTCCGACACACCCGGTCCAGTGCGGCAGTCTCGGAGCCGCCGCCGCACACGCGAAGAAACG CTGACtccagaggaggaagagaagaggcgtgtcaggagagagagaaataaactgGCTGCAGCCAAGTGTCGAAACCGACGACGGGAGCTTACAGACAGACTGCAATCG GAGACGGACATGCTGGAAGAGGAGAAGGCCGAGCTGGAAGCGGAGATCTCGGAGctgcagaaggagaaggaacGCCTGGAGTTTGTGCTTATCGCACACCAGCCCGGCTGCAAGATACCGTACCAGGAGGAGGCGCCGCTGCAGCAGCAGGTGCCGGTGCCTTCTGTGGCTGTGGTGGGCTTGACTGTGAAGGAGGACACTTTCTACCTGCCTCCCACCTACTCATCCCACCACCACCTTCCGGGCCCCTCCCAGCCATCTCAGCCACAGCCGCCCCCCGGCCAGCAGCCGCAGCAGGGGATGATGCAGGAG AGGGAGCCTGTGGGACCACCGCTAACCAGCGAACCAGCAGCAGTGAGCAGTCCTCTGACTCCCTGA
- the capn12 gene encoding calpain-12 isoform X4, translating to MRRCWTSVSSPAAFSWTRLLQLIKLPSACQQILIQKWQSSGCDQRKSARMLSLWRVPRAPLISARVSWGIAGYSLPCLVSPCTRPCLRRWSQRDRPWTSLTWASSASGLIGSYGSLKGGNISEGMEDFTGGIAYTRPVSSRTPPVLWRTLTAALSRGSLLSCFIQAKTVKEIGTVTTEGLVKGHAYAITATDKVHRKTEEVLLVRLRNPWGFVEFCGPWSDKCKDWDGIDSAEKTRIHLNIEEDGEFWIGMEDFCRLFDTVELCSVSPDSDDAEDSDAVTTTSSWALTSHKGSWVPMCSAGGSRKYQRTFWKNPQFHLVLSQQDVEDVEVDEDDVDVGDDDDDDAVPAKSSTGKQKEKMKKCTVLIELLQKDRRQRDKINFLYIAFHIYRVPPKLQDFTGSFDQQFFTTKTLVSRSGQYRNVRAVWRKVHLDPGHYVIVSSTQRPNQQGEFFLRVYAKEGHTLGVREISCPAAITTTVMSKPPLPEDQDRVQKFFDEGAGPDDRLNAVDFMKLANTVLEKDYNLPLETCRQLIFGEDTGGRGRVSRDQAKKLLSSLRTLQSIFLEYDEDSSGTMNPFELSQALKAAGVECDNSILQVLWERFGSGEQHLAFYSFVACVTRLRSLFTLYESESSSEVKTRGINANRSGHTLACQPCPALCLSRGTEPRALSHGTTRPSGYCADFNVITSVKDTS from the exons ATGCGTCGTTGCTGGACGAGTGTCTCAAGTCCCGCTGCCTTTTCTTGGACCCGACTTTTGCAGCTGATCAAACTTCCATCCGCATGCCAGCAGATCCTGATCCAAAAATGGCAATCAAGTGGTTGCGACCAAAG GAAATCAGCAAGAATGCTGTCTTTGTGGAGGGTACCACGGGCACCACTGATATCTGCCAGGGTCAGCTGG GGAATTGCTGGCTACTCGCTGCCCTGTCTTGTCTCACCATGCACCCGACCCTGTTTGAGAAGGTGGTCCCAGCGGGACAGACCCTGGACGTCTCTTACGTGGGCATCTTCCGCTTCAGG GTTGATTGGCTCCTATGGCAGTTTGAAGGGGGGTAACATTTCTGAAGGCATGGAGGACTTCACAGGGGGCATCGCCTACACCCGTCCTGTCTCCTCCCGCACACCACCCGTGCTGTGGAGAACACTCACTGCAGCCTTGTCCAGAGGTAGCTTGCTGAGCTGCTTTatacag GCCAAAACCGTGAAAGAGATTGGCACAGTGACAACAGAGGGGCTAGTCAAAGGTCACGCCTATGCTATCACTGCTACAGATAAG GTCCACAGGAAAACTGAGGAGGTGTTATTGGTGAGACTGCGTAACCCTTGGGGGTTTGTGGAGTTCTGTGGCCCCTGGAGCGACAA GTGTAAAGACTGGGATGGCATAGACAGTGCTGAGAAAACCAGAATCCACTTGAACATTGAAGAGGATGGAGAATTTTG gattgGGATGGAGGACTTTTGCAGACTGTTTGATACGGTGGAGTTGTGTAGTGTCAGTCCTGACTCTGATGATGCAGAGGACAGCGATGCTgtcaccaccacctcctcctgggCCCTGACCTCCCACAAGGGCTCCTGGGTTCCCATGTGCTCTGCAGGGGGCAGCCGCAAGTACcagc GAACATTCTGGAAGAACCCGCAGTTCCACCTGGTGCTGTCCCAGCAGGACGTGGAGGACGTGGAGGTCGACGAGGATGACGTGGATGTTGGCGACGACGACGATGACGATGCTGTCCCTGCGAAAAGCAGCACAGGGAAGCAGaaggagaagatgaagaagTGCACGGTGCTCATCGAGCTGCTGCAGAAAGACCGAAGGCAGCGAGACAAGATCAACTTCCTCTACATCGCCTTCCACATCTACAGA GTTCCTCCTAAG CTTCAGGACTTTACAGGTTCTTTTGACCAGCAGTTCTTCACCACTAAGACGCTGGTGAGCCGCTCCGGACAGTACCGGAATGTGCGGGCCGTGTGGCGGAAGGTGCACCTGGACCCGGGCCACTACGTCATCGTGTCTTCCACGCAGAGGCCCAACCAGCAGGGGGAGTTCTTCCTCCGCGTCTATGCCAAGGAAGGCCACACGCTTGG CGTCCGTGAGATCAGCTGTCCCGCTGCCATCACCACG ACCGTAATGTCCAAGCCTCCCCTGCCAGAGGATCAGGACAGAGTGCAGAAGTTTTTTGACGAGGGAGCAGGACCG GATGACAGGCTGAATGCGGTGGACTTCATGAAGCTGGCAAACACAG TGCTGGAAAAGGACTATAATCTCCCTCTGGAAACTTGCAGGCAACTTATTTTTGGGGAAGAT actggcGGTCGAGGCAGAGTTAGCCGGGATCAAGCAAAGaagctgctctcctctctgcgCACCCTGCAG tcaatcTTTCTTGAGTATGATGAGGATTCATCAGGGACCATGAATCCATTTGAGCTCAGTCAGGCTCTTAAGGCAGCAG GTGTGGAGTGCGATAATAGCATACTGCAGGTGCTGTGGGAGAGGTTTGGCTCTGGAGAGCAGCATCTGGCTTTCTACAGCTTCGTGGCATGTGTCACAAGACTGCGCTCGCTCTTCA CGCTGTATGAGTCAGAGAGCAGCTCGGAGGTGAAGACCAGAGGCATCAATGCG AACAGGTCGGGCCACACCTTGGCATGCCAGCCGTGCCCTGCTCTGTGTTTATCACGAGGAACTGAGCCTAGAGCTCTAAGTCATGGTACGACACGGCCCTCGGGGTATTGTGCagattttaatgtaattacCAGCGTCAAAGACACAAGCTGA
- the fosb gene encoding protein fosB isoform X1, which yields MQLFWKETKGTLSESSSKSCYGHIPFSPGTVGFSVSHGFAGEMFQGFPGDPDTGSRGSSSPSVESQYLSSVDSFGSPPTTSAPQECASAAGGVGAGSGAATTGAGVEMPGSFVPTVTAITTSQDLQWMVQPTLISSVAPGQSGTGSGSMTQSMSLDPYDLPGPSFSSGSGFTPPSSDTPGPVRQSRSRRRTREETLTPEEEEKRRVRRERNKLAAAKCRNRRRELTDRLQSETDMLEEEKAELEAEISELQKEKERLEFVLIAHQPGCKIPYQEEAPLQQQVPVPSVAVVGLTVKEDTFYLPPTYSSHHHLPGPSQPSQPQPPPGQQPQQGMMQEVAFSSSFFGQSQPAPGGPCLVADGGGNPDAGSYNPSYTSSFVFTYPEGACGTTANQRTSSSEQSSDSLNSPSLLAL from the exons ATGCAACTTTTTTGGAAAGAGACTAAGGGCACCTTGTCGGAGTCTTCAAGTAAATCTTGCTACG GGCACATTCCATTTTCGCCGGGAACGGTAGGTTTCTCGGTTTCTCACGGCTTTGCCGGGGAGATGTTCCAGGGATTCCCCGGAGACCCCGATACCGGCTCCCGTGGAAGTTCGTCTCCTTCTGTTGAATCTCAATACCTGTCCTCCGTGGACTCCTTCGGGAGCCCGCCCACCACCAGTGCGCCACAA GAGTGTGCATCTGCCGCTGGCGGTGTAGGGGCGGGCAGTGGGGCAGCCACCACTGGAGCAGGGGTGGAGATGCCCGGTTCTTTTGTTCCCACGGTGACGGCCATCACCACCAGTCAGGACCTGCAGTGGATGGTGCAACCCACCCTCATCTCCTCGGTGGCCCCTGGACAGAGTGGCACTGGCTCAGGCAGCATGACGCAGTCAATGTCCCTGGACCCGTACGATCTTCCAGGGCCCAGCTTCTCCTCGGGCTCAGGCTTCACCCCTCCCAGCTCCGACACACCCGGTCCAGTGCGGCAGTCTCGGAGCCGCCGCCGCACACGCGAAGAAACG CTGACtccagaggaggaagagaagaggcgtgtcaggagagagagaaataaactgGCTGCAGCCAAGTGTCGAAACCGACGACGGGAGCTTACAGACAGACTGCAATCG GAGACGGACATGCTGGAAGAGGAGAAGGCCGAGCTGGAAGCGGAGATCTCGGAGctgcagaaggagaaggaacGCCTGGAGTTTGTGCTTATCGCACACCAGCCCGGCTGCAAGATACCGTACCAGGAGGAGGCGCCGCTGCAGCAGCAGGTGCCGGTGCCTTCTGTGGCTGTGGTGGGCTTGACTGTGAAGGAGGACACTTTCTACCTGCCTCCCACCTACTCATCCCACCACCACCTTCCGGGCCCCTCCCAGCCATCTCAGCCACAGCCGCCCCCCGGCCAGCAGCCGCAGCAGGGGATGATGCAGGAGGTAGCCTTTTCTAGTTCTTTCTTTGGGCAGAGCCAGCCGGCGCCGGGCGGCCCGTGCCTTGTCGCAGACGGCGGCGGTAACCCTGACGCCGGCAGCTACAACCCCTCATACACATCTTCATTTGTGTTCACCTACCCAGAGGGAGCCTGTGGGACCACCGCTAACCAGCGAACCAGCAGCAGTGAGCAGTCCTCTGACTCCCTGAACTCGCCCTCACTTCTCGCACTCTAA